One Pirellulales bacterium genomic window, CGCGTGCCACCAGCCACCATAAAGGCGCCCGTCAGGCACACCAGCAGCGTCAACATTTCCGGCGTGATCAGCGAGTACCAGGTCAGCACCAAGCGCAGCGCCAATCCCAAGATGATGATGCCCACGCCAATCCAGCGCTCGGTGGCAGTGGCCTCTTGCAAGGCGTCCTTGCCAGCCAACACCACCGCCCCCGCCAGACACGGAAAGAACGCCAAGCTACCGGCAAACAACAGGTTGTGCAGCGGCGCGGGATAATATTTGTCGATCGGCATAAAGGCGACCATCAGCATGCCCACCACGCCGATCGCCACCAGCGCCAAGCCTAGTCGTTGCTCGTTCTCGGGTAGTTTGGCGTCGGGATCGGGGCGCCGCAGCCACAGCAAGGCGCAGGCAAACGCCGGAATCAGATAGCCGTGTGAATACTCGGGGCGCTGCCAGAAATCGGCGACCCATTCCAGCGTGTTGGCATAGGCCAGCACCACGGCCCCTAGCAAGATGAACAGCAGCAGGCGCGGGTCGGTGAAGATGCTGCGCGGCGCGGAAGTCGTGATCGTGGACATAGGCGGCTGTGAGTCTCTAAGGGTTCGCTGATCCAGGGTTTACTGTGCCGCGGAGACGACCCGGTAATGGGTCACCGCAGTATATGAAGTACAAGAACTTGCAACTCGCGACGATGAGTCACAACCAGCGGAGGGCGCCTGCCAACGGCTCGCACCCCAAGCGGTAGCGCGCGTTCGGCCCTGGCCGAGCCAAGCCCGGCGGAACATCGATCTGGCGCCGCTGATCATGGCTTCCCGTGTCCAACCGACCAATCTTCATCATGCAACGGATGCTGTCAGGCGGCGGCACACGGAATCGAAATGCGATGCACGCTCCAATCGCCGAATGGCTGGTGACTTGGATGAGGCGGCCGGGTTCGGCCTGTTGCCGCCTCGGTCTTCTCCTCCCGAAAGGGGCGGGAACCCCACTGGCCAGGGCAGCGTGCCTTCTCGGCAGTGGCTCCCTAGTTGCCACCATACAAAGTGCCACTTCAAACTGTCAAACAGTTTCCGGCCGTCATTTCAAGTCAAGGCGCGCCAACCAAACCATTGTCCGGGTGGCGACTGGTCACGACTGGCGCAAGCCTCCCAATTCACAGACCACCCAGACATTTTGGCCATTTCCCGAGTTGCGATTGCCGGAGTCTGGGTAATACAGGCGTTTCAGGATGTCGTCGGCCAGTAAACTGGGCAAAAAACGCTCACATTGCCGGAACTTGTCGCACTTAAGGAAAAGTGCGCGCGAGGATTTGCCGATTAAGCCGATTGTACGGATCGAGCAGAGGCTAGGGCGCTCGTCGCCCCCCGCCCCTGAAAACGCCCAAGGCGAATCCTCATGCGGCAATCTCAATTCACCCATCGATCGCGGCGGCTGGCGGCGCTGGCGCTGGTCTGCCTGCCGCTGGCCACCGGCTGCTTGTGGGATAACCGCCCGCGAGAGCCCATCTCGGCCAAGGAGGGGCTGCCGCGCGAGCTTGCCAAGACCACGCTGCCGAC contains:
- a CDS encoding exosortase/archaeosortase family protein — encoded protein: MSTITTSAPRSIFTDPRLLLFILLGAVVLAYANTLEWVADFWQRPEYSHGYLIPAFACALLWLRRPDPDAKLPENEQRLGLALVAIGVVGMLMVAFMPIDKYYPAPLHNLLFAGSLAFFPCLAGAVVLAGKDALQEATATERWIGVGIIILGLALRLVLTWYSLITPEMLTLLVCLTGAFMVAGGTRALTWALPAVLFLVFMFPLPDVLERGMLAPLQRFATIASTFCLQLIGLPAYREGYSIHIGENQLGVIDECSGLRMLTIFFAMSVAITMVINRPMWERVVIVLSALPIALAVNVARITITAILYQVADAELAHKVFHDGAGLIMMPMALGLLYCELQILSHLVEEDEDLADDYSDSGVGQHLTPVA